One segment of Akkermansiaceae bacterium DNA contains the following:
- a CDS encoding DUF4350 domain-containing protein gives MMPTLHRLLGGLLIGLFLVSSVSCQKTVKKRRTIGYKGEARGNAFLAAQRMLQNLGKEVVSQRSIGDLNYGTSTLFLSPSSLNTEGRMKRILRWVDNGGHLVVMLASGEKRGNDFSRYHDVSSSSLEDGTPGLDYLLEELHVELVDWDHRPTAGSGAKLDRDDWEAMAEEDRALLGAEKVDYSLGGRKMTIHHWSDKGLEYDARFNSEYGTGSNMKTDKHRYLSMFYGRGRVSLLTDASPLRNRYIGYGDHARFVSELVNLSREGTIVFTDGGGDNFFTMVWRYFWMAVIGLAAVITFWLWKNLPRFGPPQDLPKSEVREFSGQVRGIGRFLWRHKRDDTMLASLRGTVSRRLSLGADGNHEGVFEQLAERTGLPVESIIEAMTRNQVREPGVMVRVVKNLQHILKTIN, from the coding sequence ATGATGCCCACACTCCACAGGCTGCTAGGCGGCTTGCTGATCGGGCTGTTTCTGGTCTCATCCGTTTCCTGTCAGAAAACAGTCAAGAAACGCCGCACCATAGGCTATAAGGGGGAAGCGAGGGGCAATGCCTTTCTGGCCGCCCAACGGATGCTGCAGAACCTGGGCAAGGAGGTTGTTTCCCAGCGTAGCATCGGCGATCTCAACTACGGGACATCCACGCTCTTTCTCTCACCATCATCGCTTAATACCGAGGGGCGGATGAAGCGTATTCTTCGATGGGTTGACAATGGGGGGCACCTGGTGGTCATGCTGGCCTCGGGTGAGAAACGGGGGAATGATTTCAGTCGATACCACGATGTCTCGAGTAGTTCCCTGGAAGACGGCACACCAGGTTTGGACTACTTACTCGAGGAATTGCATGTGGAGTTGGTTGACTGGGATCACCGGCCGACTGCAGGGAGTGGCGCTAAGCTCGATCGCGATGATTGGGAGGCGATGGCGGAGGAGGACCGGGCTTTGTTAGGGGCTGAGAAAGTAGATTATTCCCTGGGGGGGAGAAAAATGACGATTCATCACTGGTCGGACAAGGGGCTGGAGTATGATGCACGATTTAACAGTGAGTATGGCACGGGATCTAACATGAAGACCGATAAACATCGCTATCTGAGTATGTTTTACGGGCGGGGTAGGGTCAGTTTATTGACCGATGCCAGTCCGCTGCGCAATCGGTACATTGGCTACGGCGATCACGCCCGTTTTGTCTCGGAGCTCGTCAATCTGTCGCGTGAGGGAACGATTGTTTTTACAGACGGAGGCGGAGACAATTTCTTTACCATGGTGTGGCGGTATTTCTGGATGGCGGTGATTGGGTTGGCGGCCGTGATCACTTTCTGGTTATGGAAAAACCTACCACGCTTTGGCCCGCCCCAAGATCTGCCTAAGAGTGAAGTAAGGGAGTTTTCCGGTCAGGTGCGGGGAATCGGGCGCTTTCTCTGGCGTCATAAACGAGACGACACCATGCTGGCCTCCCTGCGCGGGACAGTGAGCCGCCGACTCTCCCTGGGTGCCGATGGCAATCACGAGGGGGTCTTTGAACAACTTGCCGAGCGCACGGGTCTGCCTGTCGAATCAATTATCGAAGCCATGACCAGAAACCAGGTCCGAGAACCCGGTGTGATGGTGCGTGTGGTCAAGAACCTGCAGCATATTTTGAAAACAATTAACTAA